TTTTCATAAAAGGATTAGATGGTGTTTTGGAGACGATAGGTGGAGTTTTTCTGATTTTTTTAAAAACAGACTTTATTGTCAAATTAGTAAAAATAACCTTTAACCATGAATTAGTCCAAGACCCGACCGATTTTGTAGCAAACTATATTGTTAAATATTCACAAAGCATAAGTATTGATACTCTTTCTTTCGTCTCAATATATTTAATAATACATGGAGTTATTAAATTAAGTTTGTTTATCGGCTTATGGCAAAAAAGGATATGGGTATATCCTGTTGCGGGGGTAATTTTATTTTTATTTAGCTCATATCAGTTTGTCAGAATCCTGCATACTCATTCATTTGTTTTAACATTTCTAACCTTGGTAGATGTTTCGATTATTGTGTTATTGCGATTTGAATATTTGAGAATAAAAATGTCAACAAACAAAATATAAAATTA
This Patescibacteria group bacterium DNA region includes the following protein-coding sequences:
- a CDS encoding DUF2127 domain-containing protein encodes the protein MVNQKNEKLFHNLFLIGIFIKGLDGVLETIGGVFLIFLKTDFIVKLVKITFNHELVQDPTDFVANYIVKYSQSISIDTLSFVSIYLIIHGVIKLSLFIGLWQKRIWVYPVAGVILFLFSSYQFVRILHTHSFVLTFLTLVDVSIIVLLRFEYLRIKMSTNKI